The Vescimonas coprocola genome includes a window with the following:
- a CDS encoding Na(+)/H(+) antiporter subunit B produces the protein MSTVFRLLLLAGLLVCAVATALVKKPLRAVIIYMAYSIIMSVIWILLEAPDLALTEAAVGAGITGILFFLTLRRIDRIDRDADVEETQGEEEPHEENEATH, from the coding sequence ATGAGCACCGTGTTCCGTCTATTGCTGCTGGCGGGTCTGCTGGTGTGCGCCGTGGCCACGGCGCTGGTGAAAAAGCCCCTGCGGGCGGTCATCATCTACATGGCCTACTCCATCATCATGTCCGTCATCTGGATCCTGCTGGAGGCGCCCGATCTGGCCCTGACCGAGGCCGCCGTAGGCGCAGGCATCACCGGCATTCTGTTCTTCCTGACGCTGCGGCGCATCGACCGCATCGACCGGGATGCCGACGTGGAGGAGACGCAAGGAGAGGAGGAACCCCATGAAGAAAACGAAGCGACCCACTGA
- a CDS encoding cation:proton antiporter, with translation MIGEWIRFGVTALCVVGGLFALLTALLGLFRFDYALNRLHAAAIADTLALGLVLLGVMVAVGFRAVLWKLVLVLVIQWYTSPLSSHMLAQFEYRAGQEDLARYLELPEETEEVSAP, from the coding sequence ATGATCGGTGAATGGATCCGCTTCGGCGTGACGGCCCTATGCGTGGTGGGGGGGCTTTTCGCCCTGCTTACGGCGCTGCTGGGCCTGTTCCGCTTTGACTATGCCCTGAACCGGCTCCATGCTGCCGCCATTGCCGATACGCTGGCGCTGGGGCTGGTACTGCTGGGCGTCATGGTGGCGGTGGGCTTCCGGGCCGTGCTGTGGAAGCTGGTGCTGGTGCTGGTGATCCAGTGGTATACCTCTCCCCTGTCCAGCCATATGCTGGCGCAATTCGAATACCGGGCCGGGCAGGAGGATCTGGCCCGCTATCTGGAGCTGCCGGAGGAGACGGAGGAGGTGAGCGCCCCATGA
- a CDS encoding complex I subunit 5 family protein: MLILLIALPLLTGLAAALPFPSRRGRLTFLLTMQIIETALVVWTLVSGRSYTTNIWHLTESLTIAMKLDGVAAVFSALTAVAWLLALIYSVEYMSHSQNEARFYVFLFLSEGMLLGTALSADFVSMYVFYELTSLCSMPLVLHELTHDAVTGAMKYLYYSIGGAFFVLFGIVVLYTNTSTLDFAPGGTLIAGQHTGLELLAVFFVVLGFGTKAGLFPMHNWLPSAHPVAPAPASALLSGIITKAGVIGIIRVLYFIAGPSALRGTWVQTACLVLALGTVFIGSMLAYGERDFKKRLAYSSISQISYVLTALFLLTEDGLTGGLLQVFFHAWAKIGLFLIAGVIIHLAGLRNVEDFRGLGRRLPVTFLCLVFVSLSLVGIPPFGGFVSKWAISLAALDGLGGPLAYLVPAVLLVSALLTAGYLFAPIVSAFFPGEGFAGEPRLREPPAMTLPLVVLAAVCLVLGLFPDRLTALFQSLAAQVL; the protein is encoded by the coding sequence ATGCTGATTCTCTTGATCGCACTGCCCCTGCTGACCGGTCTGGCGGCAGCGCTCCCCTTCCCCAGCCGCCGGGGGCGGCTCACGTTTCTGCTGACCATGCAGATCATCGAAACGGCGCTGGTGGTCTGGACACTGGTGTCCGGACGCAGCTATACCACCAACATCTGGCACCTGACGGAGTCCCTGACCATCGCCATGAAGCTGGACGGTGTAGCAGCCGTGTTTTCCGCCCTGACGGCGGTGGCTTGGCTGCTGGCCCTCATCTACTCTGTGGAGTACATGAGTCACTCCCAAAATGAGGCACGGTTTTATGTGTTCCTCTTTCTGTCGGAGGGGATGCTGCTGGGGACGGCTTTGTCGGCAGACTTCGTATCTATGTACGTCTTTTACGAGCTCACCAGTCTCTGCTCCATGCCGCTGGTGCTCCATGAGCTGACCCACGACGCCGTTACCGGCGCTATGAAGTACCTCTACTACTCCATTGGCGGCGCCTTCTTCGTGCTGTTCGGCATCGTGGTACTCTACACCAATACCTCCACCCTGGACTTCGCCCCAGGCGGCACCCTCATTGCCGGGCAGCACACGGGACTGGAGCTGCTGGCGGTGTTCTTCGTGGTGCTGGGCTTTGGCACAAAGGCAGGCCTGTTCCCCATGCACAACTGGCTGCCCTCGGCCCACCCGGTGGCTCCCGCTCCTGCCAGCGCCCTGCTGTCGGGCATCATTACCAAGGCGGGCGTCATCGGTATCATCCGGGTACTGTACTTCATCGCCGGCCCCTCTGCGCTGCGGGGTACATGGGTTCAGACGGCCTGTCTGGTGCTGGCGCTGGGGACGGTGTTCATAGGCTCCATGCTGGCCTACGGCGAACGGGACTTCAAGAAGCGGCTGGCCTACTCCAGTATCTCCCAGATCTCCTACGTGCTGACGGCACTGTTCCTGCTAACGGAGGACGGCCTCACCGGCGGCCTTTTGCAGGTATTCTTCCACGCATGGGCCAAGATCGGTCTCTTCCTCATTGCCGGCGTCATCATCCATCTGGCAGGGCTGCGGAACGTGGAGGACTTCCGGGGACTGGGACGGCGCCTGCCGGTGACGTTTTTGTGTCTGGTGTTCGTCTCTCTGTCGCTGGTAGGTATCCCGCCCTTCGGGGGATTTGTCAGCAAGTGGGCCATCTCTCTGGCGGCACTGGACGGACTCGGCGGCCCTCTGGCCTATCTGGTCCCGGCGGTGCTGCTGGTGTCGGCACTGCTGACGGCGGGATACCTGTTCGCCCCCATCGTCAGCGCCTTCTTCCCCGGCGAGGGCTTCGCCGGGGAGCCACGGCTCCGGGAGCCTCCGGCCATGACCCTGCCGCTGGTGGTGCTGGCGGCGGTGTGTCTGGTGCTGGGTCTGTTCCCCGACCGGCTGACGGCGCTGTTCCAGTCTCTGGCAGCGCAGGTGCTTTAA
- a CDS encoding complex I subunit 5 family protein — translation MSFVQNFPLFAIILSLVCAVISFAANDRWARGLTLFLLSVSVCMQAALLVFCAVNGTSYSYMMGHYPAPWGNEITVGVLESFMALLFAAVMLMSVLGGMPRIRRDIPEHRMRLYWVMIDLAHVALLALCYTNDIFTAYVFIEVLTIASCCLLAARDGGRPLLAAVRYMIFSLVGSGLFLIGVIFTYSITGQLLFPQLKESIALLWADGTYRFSMTVAIGLMVGGLAIKSGLFPFHFWMPDTYGRATPASAGILSGVVSKGYIFLLIKIIYQVIGIEVFAASGIQDLLLVLGIGGMVVCSISAIQTGRLRTMIAYSSGAQIGYIYMGLGMGTQAALLAALLQIVAHAVTKPMLFLSGAGLAGASGGHQDFRSLRGAAHRAPAAGVLFTIGALSMVGIPIFAGFIPKLYFATAAAATVGWRVWAVWLALGASTVLNVLYFLYTAMLIWVPEETEHAQRPKRFSPLPTAGLAAMNLAVGLGSAAVTELFAMGMGLFCG, via the coding sequence ATGAGCTTCGTGCAGAACTTCCCCCTCTTTGCCATCATTCTGTCGCTGGTATGCGCTGTGATCTCCTTTGCCGCCAACGACCGCTGGGCCAGAGGTCTGACGTTGTTCCTGCTGAGCGTCAGCGTCTGTATGCAGGCGGCGCTGCTGGTGTTCTGCGCCGTGAACGGCACCAGCTACTCCTATATGATGGGTCATTACCCCGCCCCGTGGGGCAACGAGATCACCGTGGGGGTGCTGGAGTCCTTCATGGCCCTGCTGTTTGCGGCGGTGATGCTGATGAGCGTGCTGGGTGGGATGCCCCGCATCCGCCGGGACATCCCGGAGCACCGAATGAGGCTTTACTGGGTGATGATCGATCTGGCCCACGTGGCTCTGCTGGCCCTGTGCTACACCAATGATATCTTCACCGCCTACGTGTTCATTGAGGTACTGACCATCGCCTCCTGCTGCCTGCTGGCGGCCCGTGACGGCGGACGGCCCCTGCTGGCCGCCGTGCGGTACATGATCTTTTCTCTGGTGGGCTCCGGGCTGTTTCTCATCGGCGTCATCTTCACCTACTCCATTACGGGCCAGCTGCTGTTCCCACAGCTGAAGGAGTCCATTGCCCTGCTGTGGGCCGACGGCACCTACCGCTTCTCCATGACCGTGGCCATCGGTCTGATGGTGGGCGGACTTGCCATTAAGAGCGGCCTGTTTCCCTTCCACTTCTGGATGCCCGACACCTATGGTCGGGCCACCCCCGCCTCCGCCGGTATCCTGTCGGGAGTGGTGTCCAAGGGATACATCTTCCTGCTCATCAAGATCATCTATCAGGTCATCGGCATCGAGGTCTTTGCCGCCAGCGGTATTCAGGACCTGCTGCTGGTGCTGGGCATCGGCGGCATGGTGGTGTGCAGCATTTCCGCCATTCAGACGGGGCGGCTGCGGACCATGATCGCCTACTCCTCCGGCGCACAAATCGGATACATCTACATGGGGCTGGGCATGGGGACCCAAGCCGCCCTTCTGGCGGCGCTGCTGCAGATCGTGGCCCACGCCGTCACCAAGCCCATGCTGTTCCTCTCCGGGGCAGGGCTGGCCGGGGCATCCGGCGGCCATCAGGACTTCCGTTCCCTGCGGGGGGCGGCCCATCGGGCTCCGGCAGCAGGCGTGCTGTTCACCATAGGCGCTCTGTCCATGGTGGGTATTCCCATTTTCGCCGGGTTCATCCCCAAGCTGTACTTCGCCACCGCTGCCGCCGCCACCGTCGGGTGGCGAGTCTGGGCGGTATGGCTGGCGCTGGGGGCCTCCACGGTGCTGAACGTGCTCTACTTCCTCTACACCGCCATGCTGATCTGGGTGCCGGAGGAGACGGAACACGCCCAGCGTCCCAAACGCTTCTCCCCCCTGCCTACGGCGGGGCTGGCGGCCATGAATCTGGCCGTTGGCCTTGGCTCCGCCGCCGTGACGGAGCTGTTCGCCATGGGCATGGGTCTATTCTGCGGCTGA
- the mbhE gene encoding hydrogen gas-evolving membrane-bound hydrogenase subunit E: MKKTKRPTEQELLHQWLEGDLDLTQQLYVEKDEPQPEAVEPYQPKRDRDTFLRSLRRSLRLYNVLAFLLCAVFAALMLMTVANLPRYGSADAPTVNEVAQRYVEQGTEETGAVNTVAGMILDYRAFDTLGESFVLFTAVCAVTILMNLSPKKRRPLPKEVVNYAADPIVAGVCRGLIPVILLFGVYILLNGHLSPGGGFSGGAVLAAGLMIYALVWGDEAASRTFRASILRAVVVCSLGFYCLAKSYSFFTGANHLHSIISPGTPGNILSGGLILPLNVAVGLVVCCTMYSFYMYFRRGEL, encoded by the coding sequence ATGAAGAAAACGAAGCGACCCACTGAGCAGGAACTGCTGCACCAGTGGCTGGAGGGCGATCTGGACCTGACTCAGCAGCTGTATGTGGAGAAGGACGAGCCGCAGCCGGAGGCTGTGGAGCCCTATCAGCCCAAGCGGGATCGGGACACCTTCCTACGCTCCCTGCGGCGCTCCCTGCGGCTTTATAATGTGCTGGCCTTCCTGCTGTGCGCCGTGTTTGCGGCGCTGATGCTGATGACGGTGGCCAACCTCCCCCGCTACGGCTCGGCGGATGCACCCACCGTCAATGAGGTGGCCCAGCGCTATGTGGAGCAGGGTACGGAGGAGACCGGGGCCGTCAACACCGTGGCGGGTATGATTCTGGACTACCGTGCTTTCGATACGCTGGGTGAGTCCTTTGTGCTGTTCACCGCCGTGTGCGCCGTGACCATCCTCATGAATCTCTCCCCCAAAAAGCGCCGCCCCCTGCCCAAGGAGGTGGTGAACTACGCCGCCGATCCCATTGTGGCCGGGGTGTGCCGGGGGCTGATCCCGGTGATCCTGCTGTTCGGCGTATACATCCTTCTCAACGGCCATCTCTCCCCCGGCGGAGGCTTCTCCGGCGGAGCGGTGCTGGCGGCGGGTCTGATGATCTATGCGCTGGTATGGGGCGACGAGGCCGCCTCCCGCACCTTCCGGGCCTCCATTCTCCGGGCGGTGGTGGTGTGCTCTCTGGGCTTTTACTGTCTGGCCAAGAGCTACTCCTTCTTCACCGGCGCCAACCATCTGCACTCCATCATCTCGCCCGGCACGCCGGGGAACATTCTCTCCGGTGGTCTGATCCTGCCGCTGAACGTGGCGGTGGGACTGGTGGTGTGCTGCACCATGTATAGCTTTTATATGTACTTCCGAAGGGGGGAGCTGTAA
- a CDS encoding cation:proton antiporter subunit C — MHLENLPFNYEEAVAVLLFVIGFCMLLFSRNLIKKVIGLDIMDSGVFLLLADRGYIAGRTAPIIVDGVTDMSRYVNPIPAGLVLTGIVVSVSVSAVMLSLTVRIYKTYRTLDVDKLYMMISHKKKRRDRR; from the coding sequence ATGCATCTGGAAAATCTCCCCTTTAACTATGAGGAGGCTGTGGCGGTGCTGCTGTTCGTCATCGGCTTTTGTATGCTGCTGTTCTCCCGGAATCTCATCAAGAAGGTCATCGGACTGGACATCATGGACAGCGGCGTCTTTCTGCTGCTGGCGGACCGGGGCTACATCGCCGGGCGCACCGCTCCCATCATCGTGGACGGCGTCACGGACATGAGCCGGTATGTCAATCCCATTCCCGCCGGTCTGGTGCTGACGGGCATTGTGGTCTCCGTCAGCGTGTCGGCGGTGATGCTGTCGCTGACGGTGCGGATCTACAAGACGTATCGGACACTGGACGTGGATAAGCTCTACATGATGATCTCCCATAAGAAAAAGAGGAGGGACCGCCGATGA
- a CDS encoding monovalent cation/H+ antiporter complex subunit F: MDLIEQCYNYLFWGALVVLAVGILAALVYIIRARLTVDRIIGINLVGTIVVMVIVVLTFLLGEDYLADIALIYVVLSFIAVMMLCRIYINLYQRNQRKKEEASHDR; the protein is encoded by the coding sequence ATGGATCTGATCGAGCAGTGCTATAATTATCTGTTCTGGGGCGCTCTGGTGGTGCTGGCTGTGGGCATTCTTGCGGCGCTGGTGTATATCATCCGGGCCAGGCTGACGGTGGACCGCATCATCGGCATCAACCTCGTCGGCACCATCGTGGTGATGGTCATCGTGGTGTTGACCTTCCTGTTGGGAGAGGATTATCTGGCGGACATCGCCCTGATCTATGTGGTGCTGTCGTTTATCGCCGTGATGATGCTCTGTCGCATTTACATCAATCTCTATCAGCGCAATCAGCGGAAAAAGGAGGAGGCGTCCCATGATCGGTGA